Proteins from one Niallia circulans genomic window:
- the glp gene encoding gephyrin-like molybdotransferase Glp, translated as MVERRTPLAVADAVQKVMEHKLEGQQEFVSIFDSCDRFLSEDLKADHDVPRFDRSAYDGYAVKSEELADCTKEKPLRLKVIDEIGAGYVCKKSVGRLEAVRIMTGAMLPPDCDAVVMLEDVTETSERADKHISISKPVFKGENLSFKGEDVQAGAVLVKKGTKINPGIVALLATFGYEQVPVAKKPIIGVFATGSELLEVHEELEEGKIRNSNAYMVMAQIKQAGAEAVYFGKLADVLDESYQAMKKALETVDILVTTGGVSVGDYDLLPDIYRKLGAEVLFNKIAMRPGSVTTVAVLAGKLLFGLSGNPSACFVGFELYTRPIIRTMLFSEKPHLTIASAILTEDFPTANAFTRFIRSRAVLKEGVLYTGPSGTDKSSIVSSIANANALTILPGGINGFKKSERVQVILLDDSANTY; from the coding sequence ATGGTTGAAAGAAGAACACCGCTGGCGGTGGCAGATGCAGTACAGAAAGTAATGGAGCATAAGCTGGAAGGACAGCAGGAATTCGTCTCAATCTTTGACAGCTGTGATCGTTTCTTAAGTGAAGATTTGAAAGCAGACCATGATGTTCCAAGGTTTGACAGGTCTGCATATGATGGATATGCAGTAAAATCAGAGGAATTGGCTGACTGTACGAAAGAAAAACCGCTCCGTTTAAAAGTGATTGACGAAATAGGTGCAGGCTATGTTTGCAAGAAAAGCGTTGGCAGGTTGGAAGCTGTTCGAATTATGACAGGAGCAATGCTGCCGCCAGACTGTGATGCAGTTGTAATGCTCGAGGATGTAACGGAAACATCAGAACGTGCAGACAAACATATTTCTATTAGCAAGCCGGTATTCAAAGGAGAAAACCTTTCCTTTAAAGGAGAGGATGTACAAGCAGGTGCTGTTCTTGTTAAGAAGGGGACAAAAATAAACCCCGGAATTGTAGCATTGCTTGCAACATTTGGCTATGAACAAGTTCCAGTTGCAAAAAAGCCGATAATTGGGGTGTTTGCGACAGGAAGTGAATTACTGGAGGTACATGAGGAACTAGAGGAAGGCAAAATTAGAAATAGTAATGCCTATATGGTAATGGCTCAAATAAAGCAAGCTGGAGCAGAAGCAGTTTATTTCGGCAAGCTTGCAGACGTACTGGATGAAAGCTATCAAGCTATGAAAAAAGCATTGGAAACCGTGGATATTTTGGTGACTACGGGCGGAGTTTCAGTTGGAGATTATGACCTTCTGCCAGATATTTACCGGAAATTGGGGGCTGAAGTTTTATTTAACAAGATTGCGATGCGTCCAGGAAGTGTAACAACAGTCGCTGTATTAGCTGGAAAGCTGTTATTTGGGCTGTCGGGAAACCCGTCAGCATGCTTTGTCGGGTTTGAGCTTTATACAAGACCAATCATCAGAACGATGTTGTTCTCAGAAAAGCCACATTTAACGATAGCTTCAGCCATTCTAACAGAGGATTTCCCAACAGCAAATGCGTTCACCAGATTCATTAGAAGCCGTGCTGTCCTTAAAGAAGGTGTCCTTTATACAGGACCAAGCGGCACCGATAAATCAAGTATCGTCAGCAGTATTGCTAACGCCAATGCCTTAACAATCCTTCCAGGAGGCATTAATGGATTTAAAAAGAGTGAGCGCGTTCAAGTAATCCTGCTTGACGATAGTGCTAACACATATTAA